In Tripterygium wilfordii isolate XIE 37 chromosome 15, ASM1340144v1, whole genome shotgun sequence, one DNA window encodes the following:
- the LOC120016323 gene encoding uncharacterized protein LOC120016323, protein MADSNSQTKIRCHHCAGPLSNDEVTSEWTVPPLVRDSFSMIGSAVGGTTSAFYGFNHVMPIIRKWVKGPMWLHFLIGAPPVIVFSTACAGLAGGAVPALAQLASSAYHVAVSSHSLPPSSQDEKIQNSRISSTL, encoded by the exons ATGGCGGATTCAAATTCTCAAACCAAAATTCGATGCCATCACTGTGCAGGTCCTCTCTCCAATGATGAG GTAACTAGTGAATGGACGGTGCCACCTCTTGTCAGAGACAGCTTTTCTATG ATTGGCTCTGCTGTTGGTGGTACAACAAGTGCATTCTATGGGTTCAACCATG TGATGCCAATTATCCGGAAGTGGGTAAAAGGACCCATGTGGTTGCATTTCCTCATTGGT GCGCCACCTGTGATAGTTTTCTCTACAGCTTGTGCAGGTTTGGCAG GTGGTGCAGTTCCAGCACTTGCTCAACTGGCTTCTTCAGCTTACCACGTTGCAGTTTCATCTCATTCGTTGCCTCCATCCTCACAAGATGAGAAAATTCAGAACTCGAGAATTTCATCTACTTTGTGA